From the Cololabis saira isolate AMF1-May2022 chromosome 24, fColSai1.1, whole genome shotgun sequence genome, the window ACCCATGGTGTCTAGTTCTGCCCAGGACGAGGCCGATTGCCTCAGAACCGCCAGCGGGGGGCGCTGCTCACCGAAGTCGGCCAGCTTGAGCTCCCCCAGGTAGCTGATGAGCAGGTTCTGGGGCTTCAGGTCTCGGTGGAGGATCCTGCGGCTGTGGATGTAGGTGAGACCTCGCAGCAGCTGGAACATGAAGATCTGCAACAGAAACACGGTCAGCCTCACCTGCAGTTTCCTGCAGAGCTCCTGCTGCCCCCACACCCGTACCTACCCGGACGTTGTGGGAGTGCAGCCCCCCAGGGTGCTGGATCATGTACTGGGCCAGGTCTGTTTGCTGCAAACACaacaagaacaattaaagctgcaagcagtaaCACGGGCCCccgtgcgtgcaattttcaccaataaaagtcaacgACTCAAagctaagtccgatgacaccacccacgagtctttatatcaaaccattcaaaatttattgcagaaaataggaactatcaaatatcgaccaatcagaagaaggggcggggctaatttgcaccaataaaggtcaaggactcaaaaccaagtccgatgacaccacccacgagtctttatgtcaaaccattcaaaagttatggcagaaagtaggaactatcagatatagaccaatcagctactagtatcacttcctgtttaacgttgaagtttaacgcggcgccacggccacgcccttTCACGAAAACTCACCATTTTCATAACTTTTAAAccttaacgtcttttgtgtctcctgagcgagttttttGTCGAACGGacaatcctgctaggaggagttcgttaaagtacgacacgtgaaaatggcatacattgcgccaaaattacacgattaattcaaaatggccgactccctgttcggtttcggccatggcgccaagagacttttctttaagttgtgacatgatgcaggtgtgtactgattttcgtgcatgtacgtcaaaccgtattgtggggcttgaggaacaaagttttctagggggcgctgttgagccattaggccacgcccattaatgcaaaccattaaatatcacatttttcgcatCAAAATTagcatagttgaatatctcaaaaaaccGTACTAGCTatcatgatgagactaaaatatgttgtagtacaatccggttttgtcaatgttgtaatgatgtctgtacgataaaccgttgcctagcgacaagcgtccaaaataaaattgtttttttttttttaattgaaagttaaatatcgcaaaaaccgcataagtagcatgatgaggttgtacggtcctttagtgccaatcgggccgagtgtttgtaaatttgaacgatgtctccacgataaagttcggccgagcaataagcgtctgtattttcgccttttttttttgtttttggcatctagcgttgccacggtaacacttttgactgagaaaagtaacgtccatcgaggcacgatggagacccATCCAACGATGTGtgacatgcatgggtgcacattgcggttcgggccgtattaacgaaCGAAAAAAGtatgcggaataataataactcaaaatggccgacttcctgttgggtttgggccatggctccaagagacttttctttaagttgtgacatgatacaggtgtgtaccgattttcgtgcatgtacgtcaaaccgtattgtggggcttgaggcacaaagttttctagggggcgctgttgagccgttaggccacgcccattaatgcaaaccattaaatatcagatttatcaccaggcctggcttggtgcaaaattttgagacttttggggcacgtttagggggaaaaaaggccctcattttgtcagaagaataataataaagaacaattcctacagatacaatagggccttcccactgtcagtgctcgggccctaataactatGTCAGGTGGCTGGAACATCAGTATCACCTGTAGGAGACAAATGGGACACGCCCCCCTGAAGCTTTAGCGACCTGGAACGTCACCACGTGGTTGCGTGACGGTAACAAACATCTTCACTTCCACATGATCGCGTTTCTCGGCCGCACTAAAACTCTTCCTCACCACGTATTCGAAGACGAAGGTGAGCGTCTCTCTGGTGTGGACGATGTCGTGCAGCAGGACGATGTTGGCGTGTTTCAGGCGCTTGAGCAGAGAggctgcgcacacacacacacacacacacacacgggtcaGACGGgtgctggtccaggtccaggactctGGACTCGGACCTTCACCTTCTCTGATGGCGGTGAACGGGACGCCCTCCTCCGTCTTCATGCGGATCTGCTTCAGCGCCACCAGCTGCCCGTTTATCCTCCACAGAAGAAGAAGTTGCAGTAAACACCAGGTTCAGCTAGTGGTCTGAAGTGAGACCCGACCGGACGGGTTCtgactagggatgccccgataccatttttttcacacagggtacgagtattttaatttgtgtacttgccgatacgatacttctacgacaaaaataactaggctaaaaatgcaatgaaaaatgcaatgaattggaagagattgcaacagataaattcaataaaaaaaaataaaatgagtgaaataactattttaaacaatcGCACaattgaagcagctacgacgattggactcatccttttgcagagagcatgcgcattaaaaaaaagacagaaaaagtgtcAAAACGTACGTATACAGTAGATAGTATTGGTCTAACGTGCTATATGTAGCCGTTGCTGGCAGCAAcagaaactctacaatcatggaattgattaactggtctctcagcacaattgaccaaatttttgcgacaagaagtcagggggtaagggagcctcttgccccgatgggacattttttgctggatacacaatggattcctggaaacattggaaaccgttgtgtttggcgattctgtctgtcgaggacgttgaagatgcttcataattggatttatgatagcaggatttctcttaattggaggagggggattcctggtctatcgacaaacgcgtaagtcgtcgacagctgttttggctctttctgAGCTACCAGACGTGGCTGAGGGGATCAGCtctgcgaccaacactcagactttaacgctggagGAGCAAAGccgcaagctggatgtgattcttgaacagaatcgcaggctggcggcgtctttgagctcattggcaagatggataagaccttggagaagttggaagctcggcttggcgggaattgatcacaaattggtctgtttggagtcgccattgatgaaccagagactgaaggcagacggaaaattactggagtctgtctgtttcctttctttcaatacaattgttgattctataatctgaccttgagaGGGCAGCTTGGCCGGCTGCtccggtcacaatctccctggtggaatgtaaacaaggtgactctgcccccactaaccctcccctctccaggaacatctgtggacttgtttcagaactgtaccgagccgtctgataacatcaaggacattggctgaggagcagctctggggcaaagttcacagacttaccgctctgggacgaagttcacagacttaccgctcacacacacacacacacacttactgataaccacaccaCCCTCATCTTCAACGCCTTCCCtggccccccctcttatcagcccccctgacaCGGTCGCCGggttcgagcgccacgaaggtcgcggttgcttttctgtgctaagagaaaaaagttgagaaaaaagtcgaaatgtcgagaaaaaagtcaacatttctgggaaaaaagtcgaaatttctggtaaaaagtcgaaatgtcgagaaaaaagttgaaatttcaagaaaaaagtcgaaatgttgaattacaatcttgagaaaaaatcgaaacgtcgagaaaaaagtcaaaatgtcgagattaaaaaggaaaggacaaaggaagaaaaaaaagaggaaaaaaaggaaaaaagaagaaaaaataagaaaaagggaaagagaaaaaaaaaggaaaaaaaaggtcaaacatttgtgaaaaagctccaggaaccactagggcggcgctaaagagcatgcggctctagagccgcgggttgccgacccctgccctagagTCACtgaccagtaactacaacaacaatgaagtgttATCGATGGGTGGTAttggagaatttttgcgagtacgagtttatgagagcagtatcggcccgataccgataccaatatcagtatcggggcatccctagttatAATGTTTGAAGAAGCAGGCTGAAGCTAGAgctcaagcagccaatcagacggGTTCTGACCTGCTGATTCCCTTGTAGACGGAGGCGAAGGCTCCCTCCCCGAGCTTCTCCAGACTCAGGTAGGACCGGGCGGCTCCGAACTCCAGACCGGGTCTCTGGGAACCAAAGGTAcaggtcagaaccgggtcacgTGACCAGGTCACAAGCTCTGCCGTAGCGCGGCGGCGGTAGTGGTGGCGGTAGCGGCGGCGGCTGACCCAGGTGAAGGCGTCCTGCGCCGGGTTTCCCCTCAGGGGGTCGCTGTTGCTGCGTCCTCTCTGGACCTTGAACCGCCGGGTCTGCAGGGTGTGGAACCAGTACGGGCTGGACTTGGAGCCGGACCGGTCCGGACCGTCCTGGAACAGGGAGAGACGGGGAAAACCTTAGACCTTAAACCTTAACCCGGGGGACAGAAACctgaaatgttttagatccatattggaccaaaaacacaaaaaacaaatatgtctggagccgcaaaaaatgaaaagtctcgtatcagaattagaatgaaggcaacagcCACCTGgctggcgccccctgctggtggaaacGCACAATACATAGAAACACcagcaaaaatatttaaacaaattaaataaggatttaatccagatttaaagtaattaaaccttcatattgtttagtttttatatgttttaaggatttaaaataattaaaccttcatattgttgaggttttatacattttaaggaTATAAAGTAATTCAATCTTCATATTGTTTAGTTCTTATATAttttaaggattttttttatgttttaatttatttttttgttaaaattgtagttttcaatTTGTTAATACGTGAATTATTCAAGTTTAATCCACTTttcttgtaattttttttatttacgtgTAACAAAcaaattttaagtgaaaatctacttgaaacaggtgaaaattgttgttgttttttccagtgatgagtcttgtttttactgtaataagattttttttactaaaaatgaaacattttaactagaaataagacaattattcttgttaagatttcgagtttttgcagtgcaaagaCAAtctagtgaaacattgacagatctcctgtacatgagtctaaaccaggatatgcagcagcatctaaaatgtaattttctgaagggggtggtaacttcatTAGCTggtaactctgatccagctgacTCTCAGGAAGGTTTAATACCAGAATATTTGGATCTTTACTGAACTTATAAGTTCTGTCCCCTTTAGTGGTTCTGATCTCTTGGTTCCAGCACGTACCTGGTCCTGGTCGGGGGGCAGCGAGGCCCAGCTGCTGCTGATCTTCAGGCTGGtctcctggtggtccaggtcctggtccaggtccaggtccaggtcccggtccttcctctcctcctcctcctcctcctcctcttcatcccggcagcagcagcagatcctCCTGCAGCCGGACCAGACCTCCATCTCtgatcctcttcctcctcttcctcctcttcctcatcataACACTCACATGTTCCAGGAGAGTCCCATGATCCCCGACCCGCCCCTGGAGAACAACCGCTCCTTTCAGAGGAGAAGGGGAGGACAGGAGGCTCTGGTGGAGGAGAGGAGACTCTGCTGCCCcctagaggaggagaggagactgTTCCCTTATTTTTCTATTTCTCTGCTTGATAACAAAAGCAACAAAGTTCCAAAAATAAgccagaaattaaagctgcaagcagcgatgaacgggcccttgtgcgtgcaattttcaccaataaaagtcaaggactaaaaactaagtccaatgacaccaccatgactctttatgtcaaaccattcaaaagttatagcagaagatgggaactatcaaatatcaaccaatcagaagaaggggcggggctaatttgcaccaattatgttcaaggacttaaaaccgagtccgaggacaccacccacgactctttatgtcaaactattaaAAACTTATGgcattatattatacaaagatggttattattattattattattattattattattattattattattattattattattattagtgttattattatgtatagtatatcttattattagtataggtatcggataggtgaatggatgaatgaatgggatgcctgggtctggggccctccgtcgTCGGTcgctggtcttggagggccactttcgtgggggcgggtgcgcctgcccgcgtcggcggccggggcggctctgtctctccgggcaggctggccccctgccgggtgggggtcgttggcctggagcgtgagggcctcctggccacgtgtccgggggaggggcctcgcaggcggtgggttgcctccctcctgcttctcccctctgtggggttgccggtggcctgggttccgggctcttccgtgtcggcctctggtttcgcgggtggcggggttgctccccccctcccccactatagatacacttcaggtggagctttgtttggtttattacacacacacacacacacacacacacacatagccactcagtcacatacatatacacacacatacacagccacacaaacatatacatacacacacacacatagccacaaagacatgtacacacacacgtacgcacacacatacacacacgcacacacacacacacacacacacacacacgcatgatcatatacatacacacacacacacacatagacatacacactggcttgttcacctgcatgcttgctctgtagtttttggggttagttagcggtagcctagcctagcctagcttagctcagactgcgatcagatctcaagatttaggtcgattgctgttattgttttggttggctccgtgccggtttcgtgttttgtttgtggttttttgttgcagatttccagtgcttgatgtgtgtctccgtgtgttcctgcttcctggattggcagtggatgttgtcaccccccccaccccccccccacccccccccaaaaaaaaattaaaataaatcactgggtttgtatgtgtatatttatgtatgtgtatgcgtgtatatatattaaatatagtaataatgcaagtaatgcccatcgaggcacgatggagacgcatccaacgatgtgtgacatgcatgggtgcacgttgcggttcgggccgcattaacggacgaaaaaagcgtgcggaataataataataattcaaaatggccaacttcctgttgggtttgggccatggctccaagagacttttctttaagttgtgacatgatacaggtgtgtaccgatgttcgtgcatgtacgtcaaaccgtatcgtggggcttgaggaacaaagttttctagggggcgctgttgagccgttaggacacgcccattaatgcaaaccattaaatatcacatgtttcactaggcctggcttggtgaaaaatgtggtgacttttgggcaacgtttagggggaaaaaaggcccttatttcgtaggaaaaataaaaataacgggAATGAAAaagttcctacagatacaatagtctATTACCATCTAGAATTTATTCACATAAACATGTCATTTTCTGAGATCCTTTTACCTCAGTCCCATCAGAGCAGGAACCTCAGAAACAGGTCTGGTTAGGACGGGGTCAAGGGTCACGGCATGGGTCACCGTAAACTAGGGGCCACGCCCCAAAATGTGGGCGTGGCCTGAAGGCAGAGTGACAGgatgttccctttttttctatttctctGCTCGGCAACAAAAGCAACAAAGTTCCAAAAATAagccagaaataaaaataattaccaTCTAGAacagaggtcggcaacccaaattgttgaaagagccgtattggaccaaaaacacaaaaaactaatatgtctggagccgcaaaaaatgaaaagtcttgtatcagaattagaatgaaggcgaaaggcgaaatgtcgagaaaaaagtcgaaatgtctagaaaagtcaatgttgagaacaaagtcgaaatgtcgagaaaaaagacaaaatttcgagaaaaaagtcaatgtcgaggaaaaagtcgaaatgttgagattaaaaaagaaagaaaaaaggaagaaaaaagaggggaaaaaaaggagaaaaaggaaaaaaaagaagaataaaagaggaaaaaagctccaggagccactagggcggcgagaggaaagtcgaaatgttgaggaaaaagtcgaaatctggagattaaaaaagaaagaaaaaaggaagaacaaaaagaggaaaaaaagaagaaaaggaaaaaaaaagaagaagaaaaaaggtcaaacatttctgaaaaagctccaggagccactagggcggcgctaaggagctgcatgcggctctagagccgcgggttgccgacccctgatctagaaccAGTTTGGCAGTGAAGACAACATGAATTCTGGGTAATATTTGTTAACATCACAAGTTAGCGTGAGCTAAGCTTAAGCAGCTACAtgttgtttttgggtttttttgttttacctgataccaagtttggtaaaacccaaagcatatacagtatatgcatcTTAATCTTCTCAATCTCTTTAATTCaacgtacgaattgttacagattacttttgtaatcctgtatttgacccggccttggaacgttttgaccgtatagaaacgtaattctggTCAGTTGTAGTGATGGAAATTAAGTCAGGTTTTTAGGAGAATCGTACTTTGTGAGACAAGCTccaaattttgcatgaacaTTGCCTAGTACCTACTTATGCAGAAAAGCCCGTTAGCCACCTGAaaatccaagatggctgccgttTTTCAAGACGGCAGCCATCTTATGAAAGCTAAAACAAGGTCGTCAGTGTAGAACTTGAATTGCTGAACATATTTTAATGATCTCTTTATCCAAATGCATGTGTTTTGGCATAACAAATTCTATGACGTCAATACAAATTAAATATAGCTTCCAGTTTTCAAGATGGTGGGCCAATTTTGACTAATATTATCTGTTTTCTGTTGCAATTCGATCAGAAATTAAGTTTCTAAATTTTAACCGgattaaaatctaaaaaaaaacatttataaaaaatgtttatgaTGATCGCCGATCTAAGCTCATAATGTGACACGTtgtgaggttaaaaaaaacacataaaaacggcttttgtggcagccattttggaaaacggcagccatattgtttttttttgcgtggctaacaggcttttttgaaaaagtagaCCTAGAACATACTTTGTGCGAAATTTGgcgcttgtctcacaaagtgaacgatcgtttcactaatgtgcctggctattgtgtgaaataagacgtGGAGACTCTGCTGCCCCCCAGTGGCCTCCGCCGGAACTGTTCATGAACACAAATGAGGCCTGAAACCTGGTCAACATGCAGCTTTATTAAGTCTGAAACACAGTCTTTATTGTCTCCTGTCAGCAGAGTCCTGGACcttgacctggtcctggtcctgggtcgTCTCTACTGTCTCTGGTCAGCAGAGTCCAggacggcggcggcggcgtccttcgcctcctgcagcagctccgacGCCCGTCTCCGAGTCTGGAACACAACAGGGTTTCAGTGACAGACCGGACAAAACGGACAGACCGGACAGACCGGAGAGACCGGACAGACTGGACAGACCGGACTCAGGTCTGGGtttgttgagccgcattttaCAATAA encodes:
- the LOC133425106 gene encoding cyclin-dependent kinase 15-like, which produces MRKRRKRRKRIRDGGLDLDHQETSLKISSSWASLPPDQDQDGPDRSGSKSSPYWFHTLQTRRFKVQRGRSNSDPLRGNPAQDAFTWRPGLEFGAARSYLSLEKLGEGAFASVYKGISRINGQLVALKQIRMKTEEGVPFTAIREASLLKRLKHANIVLLHDIVHTRETLTFVFEYVQTDLAQYMIQHPGGLHSHNVRIFMFQLLRGLTYIHSRRILHRDLKPQNLLISYLGELKLADFGLARSKSVPSQSFSSEVVTLWYRPPDVLLGSTDYSTALDIWGTGCIFVEMLQGAPAFPGVSDELEQLHKIWAVLGVPSEDTWPGVSQLPSYRPERFRHSEPKQFRTVWKRLETLPYRTEDLVQQMLQLVPGSRVSAQQALEHQYFRSLPAPIMHLRDTVSIFKVPGVHLETEVRDTLTIGRKIKPSLLLRDW